The Equus caballus isolate H_3958 breed thoroughbred chromosome 13, TB-T2T, whole genome shotgun sequence genome includes a window with the following:
- the ATXN2L gene encoding ataxin-2-like protein isoform X11 yields MLKPQPPQQTSQPQQPPPTQQAVARRPPGGTSPPNGGLPGPLASTSAPPGPPAAASPCLGPAAVAGSGLRRGAESILAPPPPPPQQQHQERPGAAAIGSARGQSTGKGPPQSPVFEGVYNNSRMLHFLTAVVGSTCDVKVKNGATYEGIFKTLSSKFELAVDAVHRKASEPVGGPRREDIVDTMVFKPSDVMLVHFRNVDFNYATKDKFTDSAIAMNSKVNGEHKEKVLQRWEGGDSNSDDYDLESDMSNGWDPNEMFKFNEENYGVKTTYDSSLSSYTVPLEKDNSEEFRQRELRAAQLAREIESSPQYRLRIAMENDDGRTEEEKHSAVQRQGSGRESPSLASREGKYIPLPQRVREGPRGGVRCSSSRGGRPGLSSLPPRGPHHLDNSSPGPGSETRGINGGPSRMSPKAQRPLRGAKTLSSPSSRPSAEASVPSPPAALSLFPVSRMYPPRSPKSAAPAPISASCPEPPIGSAVPTSSASIPVTSSVDPGVGSISPASPKISLAPTDVKELPTKEPGRTLESQELSRIAGKVPGLQSEQKRFQLEELRKFGAQFKLQPSSSPETSLDPFPPRILKEEAKGKEKEVDGLLNSEPIGSPVSKTESALDKEDKAPLPPAGGTEGAEQPPPPCPSQTGSPPVGLIKGDDKDEGPVAEQVKKSTLNPNAKEFNPTKPLLSVNKSTSTPTSPGPRTHSTPSIPVLTAGQSGLYSPQYISYIPPIHMGPAVQAPQMYPYPVSNSVPGQQGKYRGAKGSLPPQRSDQHQPASAPPMMQAAAAAGPPLVAATPYSSYIPYNPQQFPGQPAMMQPMAHYPSQPVFAPMLQGSPRMLTSGSHPQAIVSSSTPQYPSAEQPTPQALYATVHQSYPHHATQLHAHQPQPATTPTGSQPQSQHAAPSPVQHQAGQAPHLGSGQPQQNLYHPGALTGTPPSLPPGPSAQSPQSSFPQPAAVYAIHPHQQLPHGFTNMAHVTQAHVQTGITAAPPPHPGAPHPPQVMLLHPPQSHGGPPQGAVPQSGVPALSASTPSPYPYIGHPQALSDPDCLLT; encoded by the exons ATGTTGAAGCCTCAGCCGCCACAACAGACCTCCCAGCCCCAGCAGCCGCCCCCCACGCAACAGGCCGTGGCCCGCCGGCCTCCCGGAGGCACCAGCCCTCCCAACGGCGGCCTCCCGGGGCCCCTGGCCTCCACCTCGGCTCCCCCAGGGCCTCCCGCGGCTGCTTCCCCCTGCCTGGGGCCTGCAGCCGTTGCCGGGAGCGGGCTCCGCCGGGGAGCCGAGAGCATCTTGGCGCCGCCACCACCGCCGCCGCAGCAGCAGCATCAGGAGAGGCCAGGGGCAGCGGCCATCGGCAGCGCCAG GGGACAAAGCACAGGAAAGGGACCCCCACAGTCACCG GTGTTTGAGGGTGTCTACAACAATTCCAGAATGCTGCATTTCCTTACAGCTGTTGTG GGCTCCACCTGTGATGTAAAGGTGAAGAATGGTGCCACCTATGAAGGTATCTTCAAGACTTTGAGCTCAAAG TTTGAACTAGCAGTAGACGCTGTGCACCGGAAAGCATCTGAGCCAGTAGGTGGCCCTCGTCGGGAAGACATTGTGGACACCATGGTGTTTAAGCCAAGTGATGTCATGCTTGTCCACTTCCGAAATGTTGACTTCAATTATGCTACTAAAG ACAAGTTCACTGATTCAGCCATTGCCATGAACTCGAAGGTGAATGGGGAGCACAAAGAGAAGGTGCTTCAGCGCTGGGAGGGGGGTGACAGCAACAGCGATGACTACGACCTCGAGTCTGACATG TCCAATGGATGGGATCCCAATGAAATGTTCAAGTTCAATGAGGAAAACTATGGTGTAAAGACTACCTATGACAGCAGTCTCTCTTCTTATAC GGTGCCCTTAGAGAAGGACAACTCAGAAGAGTTTCGTCAGCGGGAGCTACGAGCGGCCCAGTTGGCTCGAGAGATTGAATCGAGCCCTCAGTACCGCCTGCGGATTGCCATGGAGAACGATGATGGGCGCACTGAAGAGGAGAAGCACAGTGCGGTCCAGCGGCAGGGTTCAGGACGAGAGAGCCCCAGCTTGGCATCTAG GGAGGGAAAGTATATCCCTCTACCCCAGAGAGTTCGGGAAGGTCCCCGGGGAGGCGTTCGATGCAGTAGTTCCCGGGGCGGCCGACCTGGCCTTAGCTCTTTGCCGCCTCGTGGCCCTCACCATCTTGACAATAGCAGCCCTGGCCCAGGTTCTGAGACACGTGGTATCAATGGAG gcccTTCCCGCATGTCCCCTAAGGCACAGCGGCCTCTGAGAGGTGCCAAGACTCTGTCTTCACCCAGCAGTAGGCCTTCTGCAGAAGCTTCTGTTCCATCTCCTCCTGCAG ctctctctctttttccagtGAGCCGAATGTACCCACCACGCTCTCCCAAGtcggctgcccctgccccaatCTCAGCTTCCTGTCCTGAGCCTCCCATTGGCTCAGCAGTACCAACTTCTTCAGCTTCCATCCCTGTGACATCATCAGTTGATCCTGGAGTAGGCTCCATTTCCCCCGCTTCTCCAAAGATCTCACTGGCCCCCACAGATG TAAAAGAACTTCCAACCAAGGAACCTGGGAGAACTCTGGAGTCCCAGGAGCTGTCCCGGATAGCTGGGAAAG TCCCTGGCCTTCAGAGTGAACAGAAACGCTTTCAACTGGAGGAACTGAGAAAGTTTGGGGCCCAGTTTAAG CTTCAGCCTAGTAGCTCCCCTGAGACCAGCCTGGATCCTTTTCCTCCCCGGATCTTAAAGGAGGAGgccaaagggaaggagaaggaggttgACGGTCTACTGAATTCAGAGCCCATAGGGTCCCCAGTCTCCAAGACAGAGTCTGCATTGGATAAAGAGGACAAAGCACCCCTGCCGCCAGCAGGAGGCACTGAGGGGGCAGAGCAGCCCCCGCCGCCTTGCCCAAGCCAAACTGGCAGCCCCCCAGTGGGCCTCATCAAGGGAGATGACAAGGATGAGGGCCCTGTTGCTGA aCAAGTCAAGAAGTCAACCTTGAACCCCAATGCCAAGGAGTTCAATCCCACAAAGCCTCTGCTGTCTGTG AATAAATCCACCAGTACCCCAACTTCTCCAGGGCCCCGGACTCATTCAACTCCCTCCATCCCGGTGCTGACAGCAGGCCAGAGTGGGCTCTATAGCCCCCAGTACATTTCCTACATACCTCCAATCCACATGGGACCAGCTGTTCAG GCACCTCAGATGTATCCATATCCTGTATCCAACTCAGTGCCTGGACAGCAGGGCAAGTACCGGGGAGCAAAAG gctccctgcccccacagcGCTCGGACCAACACCAGCCAGCTTCAGCCCCTCCGATGATGCAGGCCGCTGCCGCTGCTGGCCCACCTCTGGTGGCTGCCACACCTTACTCTTCCTACATCCCATACAACCCACAGCAGTTCCCAGGCCAGCCCGCCATGATGCAGCCCATGGCCCACTATCCTTCACAG CCGGTGTTTGCCCCCATGCTTCAAGGCAGCCCACGCATGCTGACGTCAGGGAGTCATCCCCAGGCCATTGTGTCGTCCTCCACCCCTCAGTACCCTTCTGCAGAGCAGCCCACTCCCCAAGCCCTTTATG CCACTGTTCACCAGTCCTATCCACACCATGCCACGCAGCTCCATGCCCACCAGCCGCAGCCGGCCACCACACCTACTGGGAGCCAGCCGCAGTCCCAGCATGCGGCCCCCAGTCCCGTCCAG CACCAGGCGGGGCAGGCCCCACACCTGGGCAGTGGACAGCCACAGCAGAATCTGTACCACCCAGGGGCCCTGACAGGCACACCGCCTTCTCTGCCACCGGGGCCTTCTGCCCAGTCCCCTCAGAGCAGCTTCCCCCAACCAGCCGCTGTGTATGCCATCCATCCCCACCAGCAGCTGCCCCACGGCTTCACCAACATGGCCCACGTTACCCAG GCCCATGTCCAAACTGGAATCACAGCAGCCCCGCCCCCTCACCCTGGGGCTCCCCACCcgccccaggtgatgctgctgcacCCACCCCAGAGCCATGGGGGCCCCCCCCAAGGCGCGGTGCCCCAGAGTGGGGTGCCTGCACTCTCAGCTTCCACACCCTCACCCTACCCCTACATCGGACACCCCCAAG CTCTCAGTGACCCCGACTGTCTCCTGACTTAG
- the ATXN2L gene encoding ataxin-2-like protein isoform X8: MLKPQPPQQTSQPQQPPPTQQAVARRPPGGTSPPNGGLPGPLASTSAPPGPPAAASPCLGPAAVAGSGLRRGAESILAPPPPPPQQQHQERPGAAAIGSARGQSTGKGPPQSPVFEGVYNNSRMLHFLTAVVGSTCDVKVKNGATYEGIFKTLSSKFELAVDAVHRKASEPVGGPRREDIVDTMVFKPSDVMLVHFRNVDFNYATKDKFTDSAIAMNSKVNGEHKEKVLQRWEGGDSNSDDYDLESDMSNGWDPNEMFKFNEENYGVKTTYDSSLSSYTVPLEKDNSEEFRQRELRAAQLAREIESSPQYRLRIAMENDDGRTEEEKHSAVQRQGSGRESPSLASREGKYIPLPQRVREGPRGGVRCSSSRGGRPGLSSLPPRGPHHLDNSSPGPGSETRGINGGPSRMSPKAQRPLRGAKTLSSPSSRPSAEASVPSPPAALSLFPVSRMYPPRSPKSAAPAPISASCPEPPIGSAVPTSSASIPVTSSVDPGVGSISPASPKISLAPTDVKELPTKEPGRTLESQELSRIAGKVPGLQSEQKRFQLEELRKFGAQFKLQPSSSPETSLDPFPPRILKEEAKGKEKEVDGLLNSEPIGSPVSKTESALDKEDKAPLPPAGGTEGAEQPPPPCPSQTGSPPVGLIKGDDKDEGPVAEQVKKSTLNPNAKEFNPTKPLLSVNKSTSTPTSPGPRTHSTPSIPVLTAGQSGLYSPQYISYIPPIHMGPAVQAPQMYPYPVSNSVPGQQGKYRGAKGSLPPQRSDQHQPASAPPMMQAAAAAGPPLVAATPYSSYIPYNPQQFPGQPAMMQPMAHYPSQPVFAPMLQGSPRMLTSGSHPQAIVSSSTPQYPSAEQPTPQALYATVHQSYPHHATQLHAHQPQPATTPTGSQPQSQHAAPSPVQHQAGQAPHLGSGQPQQNLYHPGALTGTPPSLPPGPSAQSPQSSFPQPAAVYAIHPHQQLPHGFTNMAHVTQAHVQTGITAAPPPHPGAPHPPQVMLLHPPQSHGGPPQGAVPQSGVPALSASTPSPYPYIGHPQGEQPGQAPGFPGGADDRIREFSLAGGIWHGRADGLQVGQDARVLGGE, translated from the exons ATGTTGAAGCCTCAGCCGCCACAACAGACCTCCCAGCCCCAGCAGCCGCCCCCCACGCAACAGGCCGTGGCCCGCCGGCCTCCCGGAGGCACCAGCCCTCCCAACGGCGGCCTCCCGGGGCCCCTGGCCTCCACCTCGGCTCCCCCAGGGCCTCCCGCGGCTGCTTCCCCCTGCCTGGGGCCTGCAGCCGTTGCCGGGAGCGGGCTCCGCCGGGGAGCCGAGAGCATCTTGGCGCCGCCACCACCGCCGCCGCAGCAGCAGCATCAGGAGAGGCCAGGGGCAGCGGCCATCGGCAGCGCCAG GGGACAAAGCACAGGAAAGGGACCCCCACAGTCACCG GTGTTTGAGGGTGTCTACAACAATTCCAGAATGCTGCATTTCCTTACAGCTGTTGTG GGCTCCACCTGTGATGTAAAGGTGAAGAATGGTGCCACCTATGAAGGTATCTTCAAGACTTTGAGCTCAAAG TTTGAACTAGCAGTAGACGCTGTGCACCGGAAAGCATCTGAGCCAGTAGGTGGCCCTCGTCGGGAAGACATTGTGGACACCATGGTGTTTAAGCCAAGTGATGTCATGCTTGTCCACTTCCGAAATGTTGACTTCAATTATGCTACTAAAG ACAAGTTCACTGATTCAGCCATTGCCATGAACTCGAAGGTGAATGGGGAGCACAAAGAGAAGGTGCTTCAGCGCTGGGAGGGGGGTGACAGCAACAGCGATGACTACGACCTCGAGTCTGACATG TCCAATGGATGGGATCCCAATGAAATGTTCAAGTTCAATGAGGAAAACTATGGTGTAAAGACTACCTATGACAGCAGTCTCTCTTCTTATAC GGTGCCCTTAGAGAAGGACAACTCAGAAGAGTTTCGTCAGCGGGAGCTACGAGCGGCCCAGTTGGCTCGAGAGATTGAATCGAGCCCTCAGTACCGCCTGCGGATTGCCATGGAGAACGATGATGGGCGCACTGAAGAGGAGAAGCACAGTGCGGTCCAGCGGCAGGGTTCAGGACGAGAGAGCCCCAGCTTGGCATCTAG GGAGGGAAAGTATATCCCTCTACCCCAGAGAGTTCGGGAAGGTCCCCGGGGAGGCGTTCGATGCAGTAGTTCCCGGGGCGGCCGACCTGGCCTTAGCTCTTTGCCGCCTCGTGGCCCTCACCATCTTGACAATAGCAGCCCTGGCCCAGGTTCTGAGACACGTGGTATCAATGGAG gcccTTCCCGCATGTCCCCTAAGGCACAGCGGCCTCTGAGAGGTGCCAAGACTCTGTCTTCACCCAGCAGTAGGCCTTCTGCAGAAGCTTCTGTTCCATCTCCTCCTGCAG ctctctctctttttccagtGAGCCGAATGTACCCACCACGCTCTCCCAAGtcggctgcccctgccccaatCTCAGCTTCCTGTCCTGAGCCTCCCATTGGCTCAGCAGTACCAACTTCTTCAGCTTCCATCCCTGTGACATCATCAGTTGATCCTGGAGTAGGCTCCATTTCCCCCGCTTCTCCAAAGATCTCACTGGCCCCCACAGATG TAAAAGAACTTCCAACCAAGGAACCTGGGAGAACTCTGGAGTCCCAGGAGCTGTCCCGGATAGCTGGGAAAG TCCCTGGCCTTCAGAGTGAACAGAAACGCTTTCAACTGGAGGAACTGAGAAAGTTTGGGGCCCAGTTTAAG CTTCAGCCTAGTAGCTCCCCTGAGACCAGCCTGGATCCTTTTCCTCCCCGGATCTTAAAGGAGGAGgccaaagggaaggagaaggaggttgACGGTCTACTGAATTCAGAGCCCATAGGGTCCCCAGTCTCCAAGACAGAGTCTGCATTGGATAAAGAGGACAAAGCACCCCTGCCGCCAGCAGGAGGCACTGAGGGGGCAGAGCAGCCCCCGCCGCCTTGCCCAAGCCAAACTGGCAGCCCCCCAGTGGGCCTCATCAAGGGAGATGACAAGGATGAGGGCCCTGTTGCTGA aCAAGTCAAGAAGTCAACCTTGAACCCCAATGCCAAGGAGTTCAATCCCACAAAGCCTCTGCTGTCTGTG AATAAATCCACCAGTACCCCAACTTCTCCAGGGCCCCGGACTCATTCAACTCCCTCCATCCCGGTGCTGACAGCAGGCCAGAGTGGGCTCTATAGCCCCCAGTACATTTCCTACATACCTCCAATCCACATGGGACCAGCTGTTCAG GCACCTCAGATGTATCCATATCCTGTATCCAACTCAGTGCCTGGACAGCAGGGCAAGTACCGGGGAGCAAAAG gctccctgcccccacagcGCTCGGACCAACACCAGCCAGCTTCAGCCCCTCCGATGATGCAGGCCGCTGCCGCTGCTGGCCCACCTCTGGTGGCTGCCACACCTTACTCTTCCTACATCCCATACAACCCACAGCAGTTCCCAGGCCAGCCCGCCATGATGCAGCCCATGGCCCACTATCCTTCACAG CCGGTGTTTGCCCCCATGCTTCAAGGCAGCCCACGCATGCTGACGTCAGGGAGTCATCCCCAGGCCATTGTGTCGTCCTCCACCCCTCAGTACCCTTCTGCAGAGCAGCCCACTCCCCAAGCCCTTTATG CCACTGTTCACCAGTCCTATCCACACCATGCCACGCAGCTCCATGCCCACCAGCCGCAGCCGGCCACCACACCTACTGGGAGCCAGCCGCAGTCCCAGCATGCGGCCCCCAGTCCCGTCCAG CACCAGGCGGGGCAGGCCCCACACCTGGGCAGTGGACAGCCACAGCAGAATCTGTACCACCCAGGGGCCCTGACAGGCACACCGCCTTCTCTGCCACCGGGGCCTTCTGCCCAGTCCCCTCAGAGCAGCTTCCCCCAACCAGCCGCTGTGTATGCCATCCATCCCCACCAGCAGCTGCCCCACGGCTTCACCAACATGGCCCACGTTACCCAG GCCCATGTCCAAACTGGAATCACAGCAGCCCCGCCCCCTCACCCTGGGGCTCCCCACCcgccccaggtgatgctgctgcacCCACCCCAGAGCCATGGGGGCCCCCCCCAAGGCGCGGTGCCCCAGAGTGGGGTGCCTGCACTCTCAGCTTCCACACCCTCACCCTACCCCTACATCGGACACCCCCAAGGTGAGCAGCCTGGCCAGGCGCCTGGATTTCCAGGAGGAGCCGATGACAGGATTCGTGAGTTCTCGTTAGCTGGGGGAATTTGGCATGGAAGAGCTGATGGGCTGCAGGTGGGGCAGGATGCACGGGTTCTGGGTGGGGAGTGA
- the ATXN2L gene encoding ataxin-2-like protein isoform X2, which translates to MLKPQPPQQTSQPQQPPPTQQAVARRPPGGTSPPNGGLPGPLASTSAPPGPPAAASPCLGPAAVAGSGLRRGAESILAPPPPPPQQQHQERPGAAAIGSARGQSTGKGPPQSPVFEGVYNNSRMLHFLTAVVGSTCDVKVKNGATYEGIFKTLSSKFELAVDAVHRKASEPVGGPRREDIVDTMVFKPSDVMLVHFRNVDFNYATKDKFTDSAIAMNSKVNGEHKEKVLQRWEGGDSNSDDYDLESDMSNGWDPNEMFKFNEENYGVKTTYDSSLSSYTVPLEKDNSEEFRQRELRAAQLAREIESSPQYRLRIAMENDDGRTEEEKHSAVQRQGSGRESPSLASREGKYIPLPQRVREGPRGGVRCSSSRGGRPGLSSLPPRGPHHLDNSSPGPGSETRGINGGPSRMSPKAQRPLRGAKTLSSPSSRPSAEASVPSPPAALSLFPVSRMYPPRSPKSAAPAPISASCPEPPIGSAVPTSSASIPVTSSVDPGVGSISPASPKISLAPTDVKELPTKEPGRTLESQELSRIAGKVPGLQSEQKRFQLEELRKFGAQFKLQPSSSPETSLDPFPPRILKEEAKGKEKEVDGLLNSEPIGSPVSKTESALDKEDKAPLPPAGGTEGAEQPPPPCPSQTGSPPVGLIKGDDKDEGPVAEQVKKSTLNPNAKEFNPTKPLLSVNKSTSTPTSPGPRTHSTPSIPVLTAGQSGLYSPQYISYIPPIHMGPAVQAPQMYPYPVSNSVPGQQGKYRGAKGSLPPQRSDQHQPASAPPMMQAAAAAGPPLVAATPYSSYIPYNPQQFPGQPAMMQPMAHYPSQPVFAPMLQGSPRMLTSGSHPQAIVSSSTPQYPSAEQPTPQALYATVHQSYPHHATQLHAHQPQPATTPTGSQPQSQHAAPSPVQHQAGQAPHLGSGQPQQNLYHPGALTGTPPSLPPGPSAQSPQSSFPQPAAVYAIHPHQQLPHGFTNMAHVTQAHVQTGITAAPPPHPGAPHPPQVMLLHPPQSHGGPPQGAVPQSGVPALSASTPSPYPYIGHPQGEQPGQAPGFPGGADDRILQSHPSQQLPFHPPGN; encoded by the exons ATGTTGAAGCCTCAGCCGCCACAACAGACCTCCCAGCCCCAGCAGCCGCCCCCCACGCAACAGGCCGTGGCCCGCCGGCCTCCCGGAGGCACCAGCCCTCCCAACGGCGGCCTCCCGGGGCCCCTGGCCTCCACCTCGGCTCCCCCAGGGCCTCCCGCGGCTGCTTCCCCCTGCCTGGGGCCTGCAGCCGTTGCCGGGAGCGGGCTCCGCCGGGGAGCCGAGAGCATCTTGGCGCCGCCACCACCGCCGCCGCAGCAGCAGCATCAGGAGAGGCCAGGGGCAGCGGCCATCGGCAGCGCCAG GGGACAAAGCACAGGAAAGGGACCCCCACAGTCACCG GTGTTTGAGGGTGTCTACAACAATTCCAGAATGCTGCATTTCCTTACAGCTGTTGTG GGCTCCACCTGTGATGTAAAGGTGAAGAATGGTGCCACCTATGAAGGTATCTTCAAGACTTTGAGCTCAAAG TTTGAACTAGCAGTAGACGCTGTGCACCGGAAAGCATCTGAGCCAGTAGGTGGCCCTCGTCGGGAAGACATTGTGGACACCATGGTGTTTAAGCCAAGTGATGTCATGCTTGTCCACTTCCGAAATGTTGACTTCAATTATGCTACTAAAG ACAAGTTCACTGATTCAGCCATTGCCATGAACTCGAAGGTGAATGGGGAGCACAAAGAGAAGGTGCTTCAGCGCTGGGAGGGGGGTGACAGCAACAGCGATGACTACGACCTCGAGTCTGACATG TCCAATGGATGGGATCCCAATGAAATGTTCAAGTTCAATGAGGAAAACTATGGTGTAAAGACTACCTATGACAGCAGTCTCTCTTCTTATAC GGTGCCCTTAGAGAAGGACAACTCAGAAGAGTTTCGTCAGCGGGAGCTACGAGCGGCCCAGTTGGCTCGAGAGATTGAATCGAGCCCTCAGTACCGCCTGCGGATTGCCATGGAGAACGATGATGGGCGCACTGAAGAGGAGAAGCACAGTGCGGTCCAGCGGCAGGGTTCAGGACGAGAGAGCCCCAGCTTGGCATCTAG GGAGGGAAAGTATATCCCTCTACCCCAGAGAGTTCGGGAAGGTCCCCGGGGAGGCGTTCGATGCAGTAGTTCCCGGGGCGGCCGACCTGGCCTTAGCTCTTTGCCGCCTCGTGGCCCTCACCATCTTGACAATAGCAGCCCTGGCCCAGGTTCTGAGACACGTGGTATCAATGGAG gcccTTCCCGCATGTCCCCTAAGGCACAGCGGCCTCTGAGAGGTGCCAAGACTCTGTCTTCACCCAGCAGTAGGCCTTCTGCAGAAGCTTCTGTTCCATCTCCTCCTGCAG ctctctctctttttccagtGAGCCGAATGTACCCACCACGCTCTCCCAAGtcggctgcccctgccccaatCTCAGCTTCCTGTCCTGAGCCTCCCATTGGCTCAGCAGTACCAACTTCTTCAGCTTCCATCCCTGTGACATCATCAGTTGATCCTGGAGTAGGCTCCATTTCCCCCGCTTCTCCAAAGATCTCACTGGCCCCCACAGATG TAAAAGAACTTCCAACCAAGGAACCTGGGAGAACTCTGGAGTCCCAGGAGCTGTCCCGGATAGCTGGGAAAG TCCCTGGCCTTCAGAGTGAACAGAAACGCTTTCAACTGGAGGAACTGAGAAAGTTTGGGGCCCAGTTTAAG CTTCAGCCTAGTAGCTCCCCTGAGACCAGCCTGGATCCTTTTCCTCCCCGGATCTTAAAGGAGGAGgccaaagggaaggagaaggaggttgACGGTCTACTGAATTCAGAGCCCATAGGGTCCCCAGTCTCCAAGACAGAGTCTGCATTGGATAAAGAGGACAAAGCACCCCTGCCGCCAGCAGGAGGCACTGAGGGGGCAGAGCAGCCCCCGCCGCCTTGCCCAAGCCAAACTGGCAGCCCCCCAGTGGGCCTCATCAAGGGAGATGACAAGGATGAGGGCCCTGTTGCTGA aCAAGTCAAGAAGTCAACCTTGAACCCCAATGCCAAGGAGTTCAATCCCACAAAGCCTCTGCTGTCTGTG AATAAATCCACCAGTACCCCAACTTCTCCAGGGCCCCGGACTCATTCAACTCCCTCCATCCCGGTGCTGACAGCAGGCCAGAGTGGGCTCTATAGCCCCCAGTACATTTCCTACATACCTCCAATCCACATGGGACCAGCTGTTCAG GCACCTCAGATGTATCCATATCCTGTATCCAACTCAGTGCCTGGACAGCAGGGCAAGTACCGGGGAGCAAAAG gctccctgcccccacagcGCTCGGACCAACACCAGCCAGCTTCAGCCCCTCCGATGATGCAGGCCGCTGCCGCTGCTGGCCCACCTCTGGTGGCTGCCACACCTTACTCTTCCTACATCCCATACAACCCACAGCAGTTCCCAGGCCAGCCCGCCATGATGCAGCCCATGGCCCACTATCCTTCACAG CCGGTGTTTGCCCCCATGCTTCAAGGCAGCCCACGCATGCTGACGTCAGGGAGTCATCCCCAGGCCATTGTGTCGTCCTCCACCCCTCAGTACCCTTCTGCAGAGCAGCCCACTCCCCAAGCCCTTTATG CCACTGTTCACCAGTCCTATCCACACCATGCCACGCAGCTCCATGCCCACCAGCCGCAGCCGGCCACCACACCTACTGGGAGCCAGCCGCAGTCCCAGCATGCGGCCCCCAGTCCCGTCCAG CACCAGGCGGGGCAGGCCCCACACCTGGGCAGTGGACAGCCACAGCAGAATCTGTACCACCCAGGGGCCCTGACAGGCACACCGCCTTCTCTGCCACCGGGGCCTTCTGCCCAGTCCCCTCAGAGCAGCTTCCCCCAACCAGCCGCTGTGTATGCCATCCATCCCCACCAGCAGCTGCCCCACGGCTTCACCAACATGGCCCACGTTACCCAG GCCCATGTCCAAACTGGAATCACAGCAGCCCCGCCCCCTCACCCTGGGGCTCCCCACCcgccccaggtgatgctgctgcacCCACCCCAGAGCCATGGGGGCCCCCCCCAAGGCGCGGTGCCCCAGAGTGGGGTGCCTGCACTCTCAGCTTCCACACCCTCACCCTACCCCTACATCGGACACCCCCAAGGTGAGCAGCCTGGCCAGGCGCCTGGATTTCCAGGAGGAGCCGATGACAGGATTC TTCAATCTCATCCCTCCCAGCAGCTCCCCTTCCACCCCCCGGGGAACTGA